In Aquiflexum balticum DSM 16537, a single genomic region encodes these proteins:
- a CDS encoding CPBP family glutamic-type intramembrane protease has product MFFRGIVHSSFAKSIGNCRATLIDASAFALTHISHFGLVFIDGKWDFFLFPTLIWVQGMFLLSLLFIWFRRKSGSILAAMLCHAAFNLGMIYSIFYLL; this is encoded by the coding sequence TTGTTTTTTAGAGGAATTGTACATTCAAGTTTTGCCAAGTCAATTGGAAATTGTCGGGCAACTTTAATCGATGCCTCAGCTTTTGCGTTGACACATATTTCCCATTTCGGATTGGTGTTTATCGATGGTAAATGGGATTTCTTTCTATTTCCGACACTGATTTGGGTACAGGGTATGTTTTTGCTGAGCTTATTGTTCATCTGGTTTAGAAGAAAATCCGGATCAATCCTGGCTGCTATGCTTTGTCATGCTGCATTTAATTTGGGGATGATTTACAGTATTTTTTATCTGCTGTGA
- a CDS encoding 4-hydroxyproline epimerase yields MKSTFQCIDAHTCGNPVRLVSGGVPFLEGKNMLEKRQYFLDHLDWIRKGLMFEPRGHDMMSGSMLFPPHDPNNDFAVLFIETSGCLPMCGHGTIGTITIAIEEGLIQPKTPGFLRMEAPAGLVLVEYKQEGKKVKSVKLTNVKSFLAAEGLEIETEELGKLTVDVAYGGNFYCIVDPQEKFPGLEHYKAEQLISMARNLRQKMNGKYDFVHPEHSQIRGLSHVLWTGTTLDLTSTARNAVFYGDKAIDRSPCGTGTSARMAQWHAKGKLKKGEPFIHESFIGSKFTGIVEEETHVGEIPAIIPSIEGWAVITGYNTIFLDDEDPYVHGFQVI; encoded by the coding sequence ATGAAATCCACCTTCCAATGTATTGATGCCCATACTTGTGGCAATCCTGTGAGACTTGTATCCGGAGGAGTTCCTTTTTTGGAAGGAAAAAATATGTTGGAGAAGCGGCAGTATTTTTTGGACCACCTGGATTGGATCAGGAAAGGTTTGATGTTTGAACCCAGAGGGCATGATATGATGTCAGGGTCTATGCTTTTTCCGCCCCATGATCCCAACAATGATTTTGCTGTGCTGTTTATTGAAACCAGTGGTTGTCTGCCCATGTGTGGGCACGGAACTATTGGCACCATTACCATCGCCATCGAGGAGGGATTGATCCAACCCAAAACTCCTGGTTTTCTGAGAATGGAAGCTCCTGCAGGCTTGGTCTTGGTCGAATACAAGCAGGAAGGGAAAAAGGTAAAATCCGTCAAACTCACCAATGTCAAAAGCTTTTTGGCAGCAGAGGGTTTAGAAATAGAAACTGAAGAGTTGGGCAAACTGACAGTGGATGTAGCCTATGGTGGCAATTTTTATTGCATAGTGGATCCACAGGAAAAATTCCCGGGTTTGGAACACTACAAAGCAGAACAGTTGATTTCCATGGCCAGAAACCTGAGGCAAAAGATGAATGGAAAATATGATTTTGTCCATCCTGAGCATTCCCAAATCCGGGGCTTGTCCCATGTGCTGTGGACAGGAACAACTTTGGATCTAACAAGCACTGCCCGCAATGCCGTTTTTTATGGGGACAAAGCCATCGATCGCTCGCCTTGCGGCACAGGTACCTCAGCCAGGATGGCACAATGGCATGCAAAGGGTAAATTGAAAAAAGGTGAGCCTTTTATTCATGAGAGTTTCATTGGTTCCAAATTCACAGGGATTGTAGAAGAAGAAACCCACGTTGGAGAAATTCCAGCCATCATTCCGAGTATTGAAGGATGGGCAGTGATTACGGGATACAATACGATTTTTCTCGATGATGAAGATCCTTATGTCCATGGATTTCAGGTGATATAG
- a CDS encoding aldehyde dehydrogenase (NADP(+)): MNLDQIFESAQEAFLFYKNLPGKEKAAFLRKIAEGLEAVKHELIPVACGESNLPEGRITGELGRTCGQIRLFANLVEEGSWVEATIDHADPNRAPAPKPDIRRFLTPLGPVVVFGASNFPLAFSTAGGDTISALAAGCPVIYKAHPAHPETSRLVGQVIQKAVIDSALPLGLFTHVEGGIQTGQDLAKHPKAKAVAFTGSHSGGMALFALASQRPEPIPVFAEMGSVNPIFTFERKLGKDIAGYAKAFIGSLTLGAGQFCTNPGLIFVPKSLQKEFAEAVKNELEDIAAAPMLHEGIADAYYAAIQYLQGREELEWVKISAAKDLIKAHPTLAKIKAKDWLKDAKFQEEVFGSFALMVVYESEDELLEIAKKLHGQLTITIWAEEEELNNKLYLINLLEEKCGRMLYKGVPTGVEVGFAMQHGGPYPATTDSRSTSVGVYAIKRFARPIAFQDMPDILLPDALSEKNPLGIWRMVDGEFKK; encoded by the coding sequence ATGAACCTAGATCAGATATTTGAGTCAGCCCAAGAAGCTTTTTTATTTTATAAAAACCTACCTGGAAAGGAAAAAGCTGCTTTTCTGAGAAAAATCGCTGAAGGTCTTGAAGCTGTAAAACATGAATTGATTCCAGTGGCTTGCGGGGAATCCAATTTGCCGGAAGGAAGGATTACCGGTGAACTTGGAAGGACCTGTGGACAGATCAGGCTTTTTGCTAATTTGGTTGAAGAGGGAAGTTGGGTGGAAGCTACCATAGATCATGCTGATCCAAATAGAGCACCGGCTCCTAAACCAGACATCAGAAGATTTTTGACTCCTTTGGGTCCTGTGGTGGTTTTTGGAGCGAGCAATTTCCCTTTGGCATTTTCCACTGCAGGCGGAGACACCATTTCTGCTCTTGCTGCCGGTTGTCCTGTTATTTATAAGGCACATCCTGCTCATCCGGAAACATCCAGATTGGTAGGGCAGGTTATCCAAAAAGCGGTTATTGATTCGGCATTGCCCCTTGGGCTTTTCACGCATGTGGAAGGCGGAATTCAGACGGGGCAGGATCTGGCCAAACATCCCAAGGCAAAAGCTGTGGCATTCACAGGCAGTCATTCAGGGGGAATGGCTTTATTTGCCTTAGCAAGTCAAAGGCCTGAGCCTATTCCGGTATTTGCGGAGATGGGGTCAGTTAATCCCATATTTACATTTGAAAGAAAACTGGGAAAGGACATTGCGGGGTATGCTAAAGCTTTTATAGGTTCACTTACTTTAGGGGCAGGTCAGTTTTGCACTAACCCCGGATTGATTTTCGTGCCCAAGTCCCTGCAAAAAGAATTTGCAGAAGCTGTTAAAAATGAGTTGGAAGATATCGCCGCAGCACCCATGCTGCACGAAGGAATTGCTGATGCCTATTATGCTGCCATTCAATACCTACAGGGCAGGGAAGAGTTGGAATGGGTCAAAATATCTGCAGCCAAAGACCTGATCAAAGCTCACCCGACTTTGGCCAAGATCAAAGCCAAGGATTGGTTGAAAGACGCTAAATTCCAGGAAGAAGTTTTCGGATCATTCGCCTTGATGGTGGTTTACGAGAGTGAAGATGAACTCCTCGAAATCGCCAAAAAGCTCCATGGTCAATTGACCATTACCATTTGGGCAGAAGAAGAGGAACTGAACAACAAACTCTATCTGATCAATTTATTGGAAGAAAAATGTGGAAGGATGCTTTACAAAGGGGTGCCCACAGGAGTAGAAGTTGGTTTTGCTATGCAGCATGGCGGACCTTATCCTGCCACCACCGACAGTAGAAGCACCTCTGTAGGAGTTTACGCCATCAAACGTTTTGCCCGCCCAATTGCCTTCCAGGATATGCCCGATATCCTATTACCGGATGCGCTTAGTGAGAAAAATCCTTTGGGGATTTGGAGGATGGTTGATGGAGAATTTAAGAAATAA
- a CDS encoding dihydrodipicolinate synthase family protein, which produces MNWKGVFPAVTTKFHQDGSLDMGMFFKNLDAQLEAGVHGIILGGTLGESSVLSQDEKIKLTTDTVNYIKGRVPVILNIAEGATRDAIFWAKKAKEMGAAALMILPPMRYAADHREVVQYFKDVANSTDLPIMIYNNPVDYKTLVTLSMFEELAACDNIQAIKESTRDISNVTRMRNQFGDRFKLLCGVDTLAMEELLMSADGWVAGLVCAFPKETVAVYNLVKEGKYEEALKIYRWFLPLLELDIHPKLVQYIKLAEQMAGIGTEWVRAPRLTLVGEERVKVENIIKRGLEHRPNL; this is translated from the coding sequence ATGAATTGGAAAGGCGTTTTTCCGGCCGTGACCACCAAGTTCCATCAGGATGGAAGTTTGGATATGGGCATGTTTTTCAAAAACCTGGATGCACAATTGGAAGCCGGTGTGCATGGTATCATTCTAGGAGGAACCTTGGGGGAATCAAGTGTGCTTAGTCAGGATGAAAAAATCAAACTAACTACTGATACGGTAAATTATATCAAGGGCAGGGTTCCTGTTATCCTCAATATTGCCGAGGGTGCTACGAGAGACGCGATTTTTTGGGCAAAAAAAGCCAAGGAAATGGGGGCTGCGGCTTTGATGATTTTGCCTCCGATGAGGTATGCGGCAGATCATAGGGAAGTGGTGCAATATTTCAAAGACGTTGCAAACAGCACAGACTTGCCAATTATGATATACAACAATCCGGTCGATTACAAGACTTTGGTGACGCTGTCCATGTTTGAGGAATTGGCAGCCTGTGACAACATTCAGGCTATCAAAGAATCTACCCGTGATATCTCGAATGTGACAAGAATGAGGAATCAGTTTGGGGATCGCTTTAAGTTGCTTTGTGGTGTAGATACTCTGGCCATGGAGGAACTGTTGATGAGCGCAGATGGCTGGGTTGCCGGATTGGTTTGTGCATTTCCGAAAGAGACCGTTGCCGTTTATAATTTAGTGAAGGAAGGAAAATACGAAGAAGCTTTAAAAATCTATAGATGGTTCTTACCTTTATTGGAGTTGGATATCCATCCCAAGTTGGTACAGTACATCAAACTTGCAGAGCAAATGGCCGGCATTGGTACCGAATGGGTCCGAGCTCCAAGATTGACTTTGGTAGGAGAAGAAAGAGTAAAAGTAGAAAACATTATCAAACGGGGATTGGAACACAGACCTAACCTTTGA
- a CDS encoding helix-turn-helix domain-containing protein, translating to MSKVIPFKIPKSQMEFVRYQVDAGQHFYDKLHQHPEWQLTWIKEGKGQLMVGDYLGRFKPGDVYLFSANMPHVFRSDPEYFSPEWSRQSIGYTLFFDFEALGNHIWEVEEFAPLQQWLLQIKGCYHVKGMTNSFIQEELMLFGKKEGLDKLMGSLHILRQLQQSKEMKLLNKLIPQKNYTETEGKRMGQVMSFILAESHRTVQLQEVADLANMSKEAFCRFFKERTGKTLTEFLSQVRIHHACQLLQETDLSVSQIAYQSGFQNLSYFNRAFKKFRGETPKEFREKF from the coding sequence ATGTCAAAAGTAATACCCTTTAAAATACCAAAGTCCCAAATGGAGTTCGTCCGCTATCAGGTGGATGCTGGGCAACATTTTTATGACAAACTACACCAGCATCCTGAGTGGCAGTTGACTTGGATCAAAGAGGGAAAAGGTCAATTAATGGTCGGCGATTATTTGGGAAGGTTTAAACCCGGGGATGTTTATCTGTTTTCAGCCAATATGCCTCATGTCTTCCGGTCTGATCCTGAGTATTTTTCTCCTGAATGGAGCCGACAATCAATAGGATATACATTGTTTTTTGATTTTGAGGCATTGGGAAATCATATCTGGGAAGTAGAGGAATTTGCCCCGCTACAGCAATGGCTGCTACAAATCAAAGGCTGTTATCATGTCAAAGGGATGACCAATTCCTTTATCCAGGAAGAATTAATGCTTTTTGGAAAGAAAGAGGGACTGGACAAGCTGATGGGATCATTACATATTCTTCGACAATTACAGCAATCCAAGGAAATGAAATTGCTCAATAAACTCATCCCTCAAAAAAACTATACCGAAACAGAAGGAAAGAGGATGGGTCAGGTGATGTCATTTATTCTTGCAGAAAGTCATCGAACAGTTCAATTGCAGGAAGTAGCAGATCTTGCCAATATGAGCAAGGAAGCATTCTGCCGGTTTTTCAAGGAACGAACGGGAAAAACTTTGACAGAATTTCTGAGCCAGGTGCGTATCCACCATGCCTGTCAACTCCTACAGGAAACTGACCTTTCAGTTTCCCAAATTGCATATCAGAGTGGTTTTCAGAACCTTTCTTATTTCAACAGGGCATTTAAGAAATTCAGAGGAGAGACACCAAAAGAGTTTAGGGAGAAGTTTTGA
- a CDS encoding ATP-binding protein, whose product MNIQRIILSHIRKRLYKGKVVILYGARRTGKTTLVKKLLGETIGEVAYFNCELQENQELLSHTNSILLKDFVGQKRLIVLDEAQHIPQIGLILKVLVDTFPETQFVATGSSSFELSNKISEPLTGRSRQFLLLPFSLEEIHQTQDLIAIKSSLTNYLRFGLYPQVFLADGDEKNEELMDISSNYLYKDIFQLESLKKPEILQKLLKAIALQIGSEASLNELAQVSGTNVHTVSRYLDLLEKAFVIFRLPAFSKNLRKEINKSQKIYFYDVGIRNTIIRNFNRAEVRLDMGGLWENFCIAERIKYNQSHRKFANMYFWRTYDQQEIDYIEEIDGSLNCYEFKYSPIAKAKFPKIFKETYPEAKFKVITPENFYELFLFENKA is encoded by the coding sequence ATGAACATTCAAAGAATAATTCTCTCTCATATCAGGAAAAGACTGTACAAAGGAAAAGTGGTAATCCTATATGGAGCTAGAAGAACAGGAAAAACTACGCTAGTCAAAAAGCTGCTGGGAGAAACCATTGGAGAAGTCGCCTATTTCAACTGTGAGCTACAGGAAAACCAAGAGCTTCTTTCACATACGAATTCTATTTTACTGAAAGATTTTGTGGGGCAAAAGCGGTTAATTGTCTTAGATGAAGCGCAGCATATCCCACAAATTGGATTGATCTTAAAAGTGTTAGTTGATACTTTTCCTGAAACCCAGTTTGTAGCAACAGGATCCTCAAGTTTTGAATTATCCAATAAAATTTCAGAACCATTAACAGGTCGGTCGAGACAATTCTTACTTTTACCCTTTTCTTTAGAAGAGATCCATCAAACACAGGATTTGATAGCCATCAAGAGCAGTCTTACCAATTACTTACGCTTTGGATTATATCCTCAGGTTTTTTTGGCAGATGGAGATGAGAAAAATGAAGAATTGATGGACATCAGTTCCAATTATTTATACAAAGACATCTTTCAACTGGAGTCCTTAAAAAAACCAGAAATATTACAAAAATTACTCAAGGCTATTGCTTTACAGATTGGCAGTGAAGCATCTCTTAATGAATTGGCTCAGGTTTCAGGCACTAATGTACATACTGTTAGCAGATACTTGGATTTGTTGGAAAAGGCTTTTGTGATTTTTAGGCTACCCGCGTTCAGTAAAAACCTCAGAAAGGAAATCAATAAGAGTCAAAAAATATACTTTTACGATGTTGGCATTAGAAACACAATTATTCGCAACTTCAATAGAGCTGAAGTTAGGTTGGATATGGGAGGGTTATGGGAAAACTTCTGTATCGCTGAAAGAATAAAATATAATCAAAGTCACAGAAAGTTTGCCAATATGTACTTTTGGCGGACCTATGATCAGCAGGAAATCGACTATATCGAAGAAATAGACGGAAGTCTCAATTGCTATGAATTTAAGTACAGTCCGATAGCAAAAGCAAAATTTCCCAAAATATTCAAAGAAACATACCCTGAAGCTAAATTCAAGGTCATCACACCCGAGAATTTCTACGAACTTTTTTTATTCGAAAACAAGGCTTAA
- a CDS encoding DUF885 family protein, which yields MKKSLLLIILTISVCISSFATELYPSIMSYQADRTALNRKYNNPLSEEYFQRFEKLYQEWLKALENMPYETYSLDGKMDWQLFKNHLEKELFFHGLAYEDFKKINHVADFKNDLEKFYKSRRMAVKPNAQELAATFSKIEKDIKTKWESMKKSKPFDAWQKAELASQTVEALRKSTEEAYNFYYDYDPEFTWWMKEPMKSLDKSMKDYAAFLKSHFENTVVKDDGSGIIGKPVGKLAIETELAYNMIPYTAEELLKEGEKQYAWCEAEMIKASNELGFGNDWKAALEHVKNTYVPAGEWPQIVAEMAEEAIAFLEDNDLITVPEMAKETWRTTMMSAERQRVNPFFLGGESIIISYPTSTMTQEEKMMSMRGNNPHFSRATVQHELIPGHHLQQFMNQRHFPHRRIFNTPFWVEGWTLYWEFNLWDKGFPRNAEDRIGMLFWRMHRAARIVFSLNYHLGNMTPQECIDFLVDKVGHERANAEAEVRRSFEGSYGPLYQLAYMIGGLQVYSLKNEMVQSGKMTEKQFHDFFISQNYMPIELLRARMKGEDLPRNFKSSWRFL from the coding sequence ATGAAGAAGTCGCTACTTTTAATTATACTGACCATTTCAGTCTGTATTTCATCCTTTGCCACTGAACTCTACCCAAGCATCATGAGCTATCAGGCAGATAGAACTGCCCTGAACAGAAAATACAACAATCCGCTTTCTGAGGAGTATTTCCAACGTTTTGAGAAACTTTATCAAGAATGGCTCAAAGCCCTGGAAAATATGCCTTATGAAACCTATTCACTTGACGGAAAAATGGACTGGCAACTTTTTAAAAATCACTTGGAAAAGGAACTGTTCTTTCATGGATTGGCCTATGAAGATTTCAAAAAAATAAACCATGTGGCAGACTTTAAAAATGACTTGGAAAAATTCTATAAAAGCAGACGTATGGCTGTCAAGCCTAATGCCCAGGAATTGGCCGCTACTTTTTCCAAAATAGAGAAGGACATCAAAACCAAGTGGGAGTCGATGAAAAAATCAAAGCCATTTGACGCTTGGCAAAAGGCTGAATTGGCTTCCCAAACTGTAGAGGCTTTAAGAAAAAGCACCGAAGAAGCTTACAACTTTTACTATGATTATGATCCGGAATTCACCTGGTGGATGAAAGAGCCCATGAAAAGTCTTGATAAAAGCATGAAAGACTATGCGGCATTTTTGAAGAGCCATTTTGAGAATACAGTAGTAAAAGATGACGGATCGGGCATTATCGGCAAACCTGTCGGCAAACTGGCTATTGAAACAGAACTGGCTTACAACATGATTCCTTACACAGCGGAAGAACTGTTGAAGGAAGGGGAAAAACAATATGCTTGGTGTGAAGCCGAAATGATCAAAGCCTCCAATGAATTAGGGTTCGGAAATGATTGGAAAGCAGCATTGGAACATGTGAAAAACACCTATGTCCCTGCAGGGGAATGGCCCCAAATAGTGGCTGAGATGGCAGAAGAAGCCATTGCATTTCTGGAAGACAATGACCTGATAACCGTACCCGAAATGGCCAAAGAAACCTGGCGTACGACCATGATGTCCGCCGAAAGACAAAGGGTAAACCCGTTCTTTCTAGGTGGTGAAAGCATAATTATCTCCTATCCTACCTCCACCATGACCCAAGAAGAAAAAATGATGAGTATGCGTGGAAATAATCCCCATTTTTCAAGAGCGACTGTACAACACGAACTTATTCCCGGTCATCACCTACAGCAATTTATGAATCAGCGGCATTTTCCTCATAGAAGGATTTTCAACACCCCTTTTTGGGTGGAAGGATGGACTTTGTATTGGGAGTTTAACCTTTGGGACAAAGGTTTTCCCAGAAATGCAGAAGATAGAATCGGGATGCTTTTCTGGAGAATGCACCGGGCTGCCAGGATTGTTTTCTCTTTAAATTACCATTTGGGGAATATGACCCCGCAGGAATGTATAGATTTTCTGGTGGACAAAGTAGGTCATGAGCGCGCCAATGCCGAAGCTGAAGTCCGAAGGTCATTTGAAGGAAGCTATGGACCTTTGTATCAATTGGCCTATATGATCGGCGGATTGCAGGTGTATTCTCTCAAAAATGAAATGGTCCAATCCGGAAAAATGACTGAAAAGCAATTCCATGATTTCTTTATCAGCCAAAACTATATGCCTATCGAATTGCTGCGTGCAAGGATGAAAGGAGAGGATTTGCCGAGGAATTTTAAAAGTAGCTGGAGGTTCCTGTAA
- a CDS encoding Spy/CpxP family protein refolding chaperone codes for MKKLLIIGMILCSGVVNAQDIFQEVLFSANLVFQNSFAISLTDQQADKIKKIHSQSSVEFRRIKWDLDEASAKLKKMLSETKPNPEAVSKQLDIVLNLENSMKKKQLSTLVAIKNELNEAQQKELQELKAVSNVQQYDITNKPLTIGPTTILYGTGSKTATEANTNPNVKLRLSADSENSPLVLISTKDGMVQVDNFDKINPDDIQSLEVVKDKWITDKYGEKAKNGLIIITLKKDKREEYER; via the coding sequence ATGAAAAAGCTATTGATAATTGGGATGATACTATGCTCCGGTGTGGTTAATGCCCAGGATATATTTCAGGAAGTCCTGTTTTCAGCCAACCTAGTATTTCAAAATAGTTTTGCCATTTCCCTTACTGACCAGCAGGCGGACAAAATCAAAAAGATTCATAGCCAGAGTTCCGTTGAATTCAGAAGAATCAAATGGGATCTGGATGAAGCTTCAGCTAAGTTGAAGAAAATGCTCAGCGAGACCAAACCCAATCCCGAGGCAGTTTCCAAGCAATTGGATATAGTCTTAAACTTAGAAAATTCAATGAAGAAAAAGCAGTTATCAACTTTGGTTGCTATCAAAAATGAACTCAACGAAGCTCAGCAAAAAGAACTGCAGGAACTGAAAGCGGTCAGTAATGTCCAGCAATACGATATTACCAATAAGCCCTTAACTATTGGACCAACGACCATTTTGTATGGCACTGGAAGCAAAACAGCAACTGAAGCCAACACAAATCCAAACGTAAAACTTAGACTTTCAGCGGATTCGGAGAATAGCCCGTTGGTGTTAATTTCAACAAAAGATGGTATGGTCCAGGTTGATAATTTTGACAAAATAAATCCTGATGACATCCAAAGTCTTGAAGTCGTAAAGGACAAATGGATAACTGATAAATATGGTGAAAAAGCAAAAAACGGTCTTATAATCATCACTTTGAAAAAAGACAAGAGGGAGGAGTATGAGAGGTAA
- a CDS encoding RNA polymerase sigma factor, translating to MEKPQLENLLKELHQEAFHWSRQCCSFDEDLAKDVLQQVYLKILEGKAIYKEKSQVKTWLFSVIRFTATEWKKKDKNIYPLEMEFDAAETEQEVTAASHEELIERLPERQKEVLLLVFYHNLTLEKAAEVMGISIGSVRTHYDRGKTNLKALILKKTMHENNR from the coding sequence ATGGAAAAACCTCAATTGGAAAACCTCCTGAAAGAACTTCATCAAGAAGCATTCCACTGGTCAAGACAGTGCTGCTCGTTCGATGAGGATTTGGCAAAGGATGTTTTGCAACAGGTTTACCTGAAAATTCTCGAGGGGAAGGCCATCTATAAAGAAAAATCCCAAGTCAAAACCTGGCTGTTTTCTGTCATCAGGTTTACCGCAACGGAGTGGAAAAAGAAGGACAAAAATATTTATCCGCTGGAAATGGAATTTGATGCAGCTGAAACAGAACAAGAAGTCACTGCTGCCTCCCATGAAGAATTGATCGAAAGGTTGCCTGAAAGACAAAAGGAGGTTTTGCTGTTGGTATTCTACCACAACCTTACCTTGGAAAAGGCTGCTGAGGTGATGGGTATCAGTATTGGTTCAGTCAGGACACATTATGACAGAGGGAAAACAAACCTCAAAGCGCTTATCCTAAAAAAGACAATGCATGAAAACAATAGATAA
- a CDS encoding ThuA domain-containing protein, translated as MNLKTSLSSLLLVCIIMLGLSLETFAQSNPQFRVLVFSRTKGFRHQSIPDGVVALKKLARDQIFDIYTTEDESYITDKNLERFDVIVMMSTTGTIFNDEQKAVIQRFVQAGKGIVGIHSATDTEYQWPWYTKLIGAQFLNHPHQQTLKLNVVDKSHPATYHLPEKWVWSDEIYAFKNFNPDVKVLITADERTYDPKDGMGEFHPMSWTNEYDGGRIFYTAMGHTDWAFMDADFLKHIYGGIWWAAKGFPID; from the coding sequence ATAAACCTAAAAACCTCCCTATCCTCCCTACTGCTCGTCTGCATCATAATGCTGGGCTTGAGCTTGGAAACATTTGCGCAAAGCAATCCCCAATTCCGTGTCTTGGTCTTCAGCCGGACTAAAGGATTCCGGCATCAATCGATTCCTGATGGCGTTGTAGCTCTGAAAAAATTAGCCCGAGACCAGATATTTGATATTTATACCACGGAAGATGAAAGCTACATCACCGACAAAAACCTGGAGCGTTTTGATGTCATCGTCATGATGAGCACTACCGGGACGATTTTCAACGATGAGCAAAAAGCCGTCATCCAACGTTTTGTCCAAGCAGGAAAAGGAATAGTAGGAATCCACAGCGCCACAGACACAGAGTATCAATGGCCATGGTACACGAAGCTAATTGGGGCTCAGTTTTTGAACCACCCTCACCAGCAAACCCTCAAACTCAATGTTGTCGACAAATCACATCCGGCAACTTACCACCTCCCGGAAAAGTGGGTTTGGTCAGATGAGATTTATGCTTTCAAAAACTTCAACCCTGATGTAAAAGTCCTGATTACAGCCGACGAAAGAACCTACGATCCCAAAGACGGTATGGGAGAATTTCACCCCATGTCCTGGACAAATGAATATGACGGGGGAAGGATTTTCTACACAGCCATGGGCCATACAGACTGGGCATTTATGGATGCAGACTTTCTCAAACATATCTATGGAGGAATCTGGTGGGCCGCCAAAGGATTCCCGATAGATTAA
- a CDS encoding M15 family metallopeptidase, with amino-acid sequence MKKYLIIFSAIAFWNCESKMNEQTVTGYDIHENEIADIGGEQFKIIHKVGDLEQSLIDAGLVDVEVIIPGVFVDLKYSTTDNFFGEDVYGELTRCYIQPVVAEMLKKSHEKLQADHPELTFLIYDGVRPQSVQQILWDNLDKPDSIKPLYVANPQVGGLHNFGVAVDLTLAHADTGEALDMGTGYDYFGYPAYPDREGQMLKEGKITEEHIANREILREVMKYGGFTGIGSEWWHFNAFSRKEAAEKFGMVK; translated from the coding sequence TTGAAAAAATACCTGATCATATTCTCAGCGATTGCTTTTTGGAACTGTGAATCCAAAATGAATGAACAGACCGTAACCGGCTATGACATCCATGAAAATGAAATCGCTGATATTGGAGGAGAGCAGTTTAAAATTATCCATAAAGTCGGAGATCTGGAACAAAGTCTTATCGATGCCGGATTGGTGGATGTGGAAGTAATAATCCCCGGTGTTTTTGTAGATCTGAAGTACTCTACTACTGATAATTTCTTTGGGGAGGATGTCTATGGGGAATTGACCCGCTGCTACATACAACCTGTTGTGGCGGAGATGTTGAAAAAATCGCATGAAAAACTCCAAGCAGATCATCCCGAACTGACATTTCTGATTTATGATGGCGTAAGGCCCCAAAGTGTGCAGCAGATCCTTTGGGACAACTTGGACAAACCGGACAGCATCAAGCCCCTTTATGTAGCCAATCCTCAAGTAGGTGGCCTGCATAATTTCGGCGTTGCCGTGGATCTTACCTTGGCGCATGCAGATACTGGGGAAGCCCTAGATATGGGAACTGGATACGATTATTTCGGATATCCTGCTTATCCCGATCGGGAAGGACAGATGCTCAAAGAAGGAAAAATTACTGAAGAACATATTGCCAACCGTGAAATACTCAGAGAAGTAATGAAATACGGCGGATTTACAGGAATTGGCTCTGAATGGTGGCATTTCAATGCCTTTTCCCGAAAAGAAGCCGCCGAAAAATTCGGAATGGTGAAGTGA